A section of the Campylobacter lanienae NCTC 13004 genome encodes:
- a CDS encoding prepilin peptidase gives MLFIFFIFGLCFGSFAAVLATRVPNSQDIIFTRSRCQKCHKKLNFYELIPIVSWLILNKKCKNCKSEISAFYPLSELLIGILAILAYLAKPNLILAIILVLIFTIFYALSVIDYRLKAVPNSLLMSGYFLAIIYAFLSDINQILNSFIIIGFMVILKSILMLRHKYQSQISEPMGDADSIFIGSMVAILGLWWGIVALFIGSIIQLGFHLIKKERAIAFIPALFLGFICALMLDNFTNINLGLI, from the coding sequence ATGCTATTTATATTTTTTATTTTTGGCCTTTGCTTTGGCTCATTTGCCGCAGTTTTAGCCACCAGAGTGCCAAATTCACAAGATATCATATTTACTCGCAGCCGCTGCCAAAAATGCCATAAAAAATTAAATTTTTATGAGCTTATTCCGATAGTTTCATGGCTGATTTTAAATAAAAAATGTAAAAATTGTAAATCCGAGATTTCAGCTTTTTATCCGCTATCTGAGCTTTTGATTGGAATTTTAGCTATTTTGGCATATCTTGCTAAGCCAAATTTAATCTTAGCTATAATTTTAGTTTTGATATTTACTATTTTTTATGCTCTTAGCGTGATTGATTATAGGCTAAAAGCTGTGCCAAATTCGCTTTTAATGAGTGGATATTTCTTAGCTATAATTTATGCTTTTTTAAGCGATATCAACCAAATTTTAAACTCATTTATCATAATTGGCTTTATGGTGATTTTAAAAAGCATCCTAATGCTAAGGCATAAATATCAAAGCCAAATATCAGAGCCAATGGGCGATGCTGATAGTATATTTATAGGTTCAATGGTTGCTATTTTGGGGCTTTGGTGGGGAATTGTAGCTCTGTTTATAGGCTCTATTATCCAGCTTGGATTTCACTTAATCAAAAAAGAGCGTGCTATAGCTTTCATCCCGGCGCTTTTTTTGGGTTTTATCTGTGCTTTAATGCTAGATAATTTCACAAATATAAATTTAGGATTAATATGA
- a CDS encoding LptF/LptG family permease, with amino-acid sequence MNRVNIYLFSSFLSTFASLFATLFLIVSIIFFIQIVRITSYIDINFVELVKLYLFTLPQILLFTTPISFFVSLAMSFFRLSKENESIVIFTLGYSPKYIAKFFLQISALISIILLFIALVVMPTAFNLHNNFVNYKKTKLSLNLKPSEFGQRFGSWMIFIDKQNSDKSLSKYENIVLYNNSDINERFITASSGDITNEDAKLNLILKDGYIYDIKENKWNIAKYDSLTIRSNIQDKFGENFSIIEYWSKASSDPKVARNLIIYTLIALFPLASTLFALSFGIVTYRYEKGIVYIGVFAVLAAYFTAILLLSKYPIYGIVAIFTLTMLSSLITFKHKVMKKY; translated from the coding sequence ATGAATAGGGTTAATATATATCTTTTTAGTAGTTTTTTATCAACCTTTGCGTCGCTTTTTGCTACTTTGTTTTTGATAGTTTCGATTATATTTTTTATACAAATTGTAAGGATCACTAGCTATATTGATATAAATTTTGTTGAGCTTGTGAAGCTCTATCTATTTACACTTCCACAAATTCTGCTATTTACAACGCCTATTAGCTTTTTTGTATCTTTGGCGATGAGCTTTTTTCGCTTATCGAAAGAGAATGAGAGCATAGTGATATTTACTCTAGGCTATAGCCCAAAATATATAGCAAAATTTTTCCTACAAATATCAGCACTAATCTCAATAATACTGCTCTTTATAGCTTTGGTTGTTATGCCAACAGCCTTTAATCTACACAATAATTTTGTAAATTATAAAAAAACAAAACTAAGCCTAAATCTCAAACCAAGCGAATTTGGACAGAGATTTGGGTCTTGGATGATATTTATAGATAAGCAAAACAGCGACAAAAGCCTATCAAAATATGAAAATATTGTGCTTTATAATAACAGCGATATAAATGAGAGATTTATCACCGCAAGTAGCGGAGATATCACCAATGAAGATGCAAAACTAAATTTAATCTTAAAAGATGGCTATATCTATGATATAAAAGAGAATAAATGGAATATAGCCAAATACGACTCGCTCACAATCCGCTCAAATATCCAAGATAAATTTGGAGAAAATTTCAGCATTATAGAGTATTGGTCTAAAGCTAGTAGCGACCCAAAAGTTGCTAGAAATCTCATAATCTATACGCTTATAGCGCTATTTCCGCTAGCTAGCACCCTATTTGCTCTAAGCTTTGGCATTGTAACTTATAGATATGAAAAAGGGATTGTATATATTGGGGTTTTTGCGGTTTTGGCGGCCTATTTTACAGCTATTTTGTTGCTATCTAAGTATCCGATTTATGGAATTGTGGCTATTTTTACACTTACAATGCTATCTAGCTTGATAACTTTTAAACACAAAGTAATGAAAAAATACTAA
- the truA gene encoding tRNA pseudouridine(38-40) synthase TruA gives MKIALKYSYNGSKFSGSQTQPNMLAVEDAINQALNHIGIYEPILSGSRTDKGVHALNQISTLHCGDFWELDRLKSQINRHLSPYISIKDIFIVDESFHPRFSAVAREYRYIIYHGEKSPFLSDFVYFYPNLDLKRLNLALNYFIGKQDFKPFYKVGSGEKSTIREIYKAYAYQISKTTFGLKRYNSKPNLTIIKFKANGFLRAQVRLMVANALKAASSDENLCEFIKLYRSQKPLTKIPAPSNGLYLKKVFFK, from the coding sequence ATGAAAATAGCTCTCAAATATAGCTATAATGGCTCTAAATTTAGTGGTTCTCAAACCCAACCAAATATGCTAGCCGTAGAAGATGCGATAAATCAAGCCTTAAATCATATCGGAATTTATGAGCCAATACTTTCTGGGTCTAGAACTGATAAGGGCGTCCATGCCTTAAACCAAATTTCAACCCTTCATTGTGGGGATTTTTGGGAATTAGATAGATTAAAATCACAAATTAATAGGCATCTAAGCCCCTATATCAGCATTAAGGATATATTCATTGTAGATGAGAGCTTTCATCCTAGATTTAGTGCAGTGGCTAGAGAGTATAGATATATCATCTACCACGGCGAAAAGTCGCCATTTTTAAGCGATTTTGTATATTTTTATCCAAATTTAGATTTAAAAAGATTAAATTTAGCTCTTAATTATTTTATAGGCAAGCAAGACTTCAAACCATTTTATAAAGTCGGTAGCGGCGAAAAATCCACAATTAGAGAGATTTACAAAGCTTATGCTTATCAAATTTCTAAAACCACATTTGGATTAAAAAGATATAACTCTAAGCCAAATTTAACTATCATTAAATTTAAAGCCAATGGATTTTTAAGAGCACAAGTCAGACTAATGGTAGCTAACGCCTTAAAGGCAGCAAGCAGTGATGAGAATCTATGTGAGTTTATCAAGCTATATAGATCTCAAAAGCCACTTACCAAAATCCCAGCTCCATCAAATGGACTATACCTAAAAAAGGTATTTTTCAAATAA
- a CDS encoding chaperone NapD — protein MNNISSVVITLMSADNREDIASVVAKIPNCEVAVKEGDKIIVLIESADFDSELATFRALEQIEGVSTVAMIYSYQDLDSDISKANSNDIGEIVRKIDEMDIKDIKYNGNPNI, from the coding sequence ATGAATAATATTTCAAGCGTAGTTATAACTCTAATGAGTGCTGATAATCGTGAAGATATCGCATCTGTGGTGGCGAAAATCCCAAATTGCGAAGTAGCGGTTAAAGAGGGTGATAAGATTATTGTATTGATAGAATCAGCTGATTTTGATAGTGAGTTAGCTACATTTAGAGCTTTAGAGCAGATTGAGGGTGTGAGCACCGTGGCTATGATATATAGCTATCAAGATTTAGATAGCGATATCTCTAAAGCCAACTCAAATGATATCGGAGAAATTGTCCGTAAAATAGATGAAATGGATATCAAAGATATCAAATATAATGGTAACCCAAATATATAA
- a CDS encoding 4Fe-4S ferredoxin — MINRRELFAKFKQREPESISPPYFSGEFDCVNCPAPCVDSCDRNLLEFDNGRVKFDPNKLGCNFCKECAIACESIGKNVLNLSNLAVINANVEINTATCLAWNGVICYNCLDICKFRAIEYLGMFRPTINDKCVGCSECVSVCVNNSVIVRGN, encoded by the coding sequence ATGATAAATAGGCGAGAACTCTTTGCTAAATTTAAGCAAAGAGAGCCTGAATCCATATCTCCGCCATATTTTAGCGGAGAGTTTGATTGCGTTAATTGTCCTGCGCCATGTGTGGATAGCTGTGATAGAAATCTTCTTGAATTTGATAATGGTAGGGTTAAGTTTGATCCTAATAAGCTTGGCTGTAACTTCTGTAAAGAGTGTGCTATAGCGTGCGAATCTATAGGTAAAAATGTCTTAAATTTAAGTAATCTTGCTGTTATTAATGCTAATGTAGAGATAAATACCGCCACTTGTCTAGCGTGGAATGGTGTTATATGTTATAATTGTTTAGATATCTGTAAATTTAGAGCAATTGAGTATTTAGGTATGTTTAGACCTACTATTAATGATAAATGCGTAGGGTGTAGCGAGTGTGTGAGTGTGTGTGTGAATAACTCAGTGATTGTAAGGGGAAATTGA
- a CDS encoding nitrate reductase cytochrome c-type subunit, protein MKKGLQNILLSATAALVLAACNFGVGQNSAVEDTQIGLRNVDLQDELNVKNPAIAWKGDLPGSNELYERSYENAPPLIPHSLDGLLPITLESNACLSCHTIEVAKDMGTIPAPQSHYMYLSTGKKTADINKERFNCVQCHVAQTDAQPLVKNNFKADFRSIEGNRTSNLVDVLNQGIK, encoded by the coding sequence ATGAAAAAGGGTTTGCAAAATATTTTACTTAGTGCTACTGCGGCACTAGTTTTAGCAGCTTGTAATTTTGGTGTTGGTCAAAACTCAGCAGTAGAAGATACGCAAATTGGTCTTAGAAATGTGGATCTTCAAGATGAGCTAAATGTTAAAAATCCAGCAATTGCTTGGAAGGGTGATTTGCCTGGTAGCAATGAATTGTATGAAAGAAGCTATGAGAATGCGCCACCACTTATTCCGCATAGTTTAGATGGATTATTGCCTATTACTTTAGAATCTAATGCCTGTTTATCATGCCACACTATAGAAGTGGCAAAAGATATGGGGACTATCCCAGCACCACAAAGCCACTATATGTATCTATCAACTGGCAAAAAAACAGCAGATATCAATAAAGAGAGATTTAACTGCGTTCAATGCCATGTGGCTCAAACAGACGCCCAACCATTAGTTAAAAATAACTTCAAAGCTGATTTTAGAAGCATAGAGGGTAATAGAACTTCTAATCTTGTTGATGTTTTAAATCAAGGTATTAAATGA
- the napH gene encoding quinol dehydrogenase ferredoxin subunit NapH yields MKFTIARRVVQLAILGLFIAGNIYGVNILKGNLSSSELFGVIGLSDPYALLQLFLAGFSVGSASVMGAIIVALFYALIAPRAFCSWVCPINILTDLGAYIRTKLKIGKNLVNISSNSRYYLFALSLVFSFAFSIAAFESVSYIGAFTRGVVYLSGSAISIAIIIICIEAFLGKRLICGHLCPLGAFWALISRYSLIRIYHNSKNCTHCNKCKAVCPEIQVLDLIGKQSGNIRSECISCGRCVEACNDDALDFSILKFRREE; encoded by the coding sequence ATGAAATTTACAATTGCTAGAAGAGTAGTTCAATTAGCTATTTTGGGATTATTTATAGCTGGAAATATATATGGCGTAAATATCTTAAAAGGAAATTTAAGTAGCTCAGAGCTCTTTGGTGTGATCGGACTTAGTGATCCGTATGCTTTGCTTCAGCTATTTTTAGCTGGATTTAGTGTAGGTAGTGCTAGTGTGATGGGAGCTATAATTGTAGCTCTTTTTTACGCTTTGATAGCGCCTAGGGCGTTTTGTTCGTGGGTTTGTCCTATTAATATCTTAACAGATCTTGGTGCTTATATAAGAACTAAGCTAAAAATAGGCAAAAATCTAGTTAATATAAGCTCAAATTCAAGATATTATCTATTTGCGCTTAGCTTGGTGTTTAGCTTTGCTTTTAGCATAGCGGCTTTTGAGAGTGTAAGCTATATTGGGGCATTTACTAGAGGTGTTGTATATCTTAGTGGATCAGCTATTAGTATAGCTATTATAATTATCTGTATTGAGGCTTTTTTAGGTAAGCGATTAATATGTGGTCATTTATGTCCTTTGGGAGCATTTTGGGCATTAATTAGTAGATATAGCTTAATAAGAATATATCACAATAGCAAAAACTGCACACATTGTAATAAGTGTAAAGCTGTTTGTCCCGAGATACAAGTTTTGGATTTGATAGGCAAACAAAGTGGAAATATCAGAAGTGAGTGTATAAGTTGCGGGCGTTGCGTTGAGGCGTGTAATGATGATGCGCTTGATTTTAGTATATTAAAATTTAGGAGAGAAGAATGA
- the napG gene encoding ferredoxin-type protein NapG, translating into MQRRDAIKTGFSLVGLLAASSFVYKEYANAKPVLKLRPPAALDEDEFLTRCIRCGLCVEACPFDTLKLAEFKDSGVGIGTPFFTPRDIPCFMCEDIPCVVECPTEALDPKLVTKDGALDINMAKMGVAVVDEKSCVAYFGIQCDACYRACPLIDKALLIDYKRNERTGKHAFLLPIVDSDYCTGCGKCEIACITDKAAITVLPRDMVMGKLGNNYVKGWVEGDDAKLKDADTKMHLDSKKGIKYLNGDEL; encoded by the coding sequence ATGCAAAGGCGAGATGCTATAAAGACGGGTTTTAGTTTAGTTGGACTTTTAGCTGCTAGCTCATTTGTTTATAAAGAGTATGCAAATGCTAAGCCTGTGCTTAAACTGCGTCCGCCTGCAGCTTTAGATGAAGATGAGTTTTTGACTCGTTGTATTAGGTGCGGGCTATGCGTTGAGGCGTGTCCTTTTGATACGCTAAAACTCGCTGAATTTAAAGATAGTGGCGTAGGTATCGGAACTCCATTTTTTACCCCAAGGGATATTCCTTGCTTTATGTGCGAAGATATTCCTTGCGTGGTTGAGTGTCCTACAGAGGCGCTAGATCCTAAGCTAGTTACAAAAGATGGAGCTTTGGATATCAATATGGCTAAAATGGGTGTAGCGGTTGTAGATGAGAAGAGCTGTGTAGCCTATTTTGGAATTCAATGTGATGCGTGTTATCGTGCTTGTCCATTGATAGATAAGGCTTTATTGATAGATTATAAACGCAATGAAAGAACTGGCAAACACGCATTTTTATTGCCGATTGTAGATAGTGATTATTGTACTGGATGTGGTAAGTGTGAAATAGCATGTATCACAGATAAAGCCGCAATAACTGTGCTTCCAAGAGATATGGTTATGGGTAAGCTGGGCAATAACTATGTAAAAGGCTGGGTAGAGGGTGATGATGCTAAACTAAAAGATGCTGATACTAAAATGCATTTAGATAGCAAAAAGGGTATTAAGTATCTAAATGGAGATGAGCTATGA
- the napA gene encoding periplasmic nitrate reductase subunit alpha, whose amino-acid sequence MDRRDFIKSSAVAAACSAAGLSAPSSLGAANKEQDWRWDKAVCRFCGTGCGIVVATKDGKIVAVKGDPLAPVNRGLNCIKGYFNAKIMYGEDRITKPLLRVNSKGEFDKNGKFVEVSWKRAFDEMEKQFKRAYNELGPTGIGVFGSGQYTVQEGYSAVKLIKGGFRSNNIDPNARHCMASAVVGFMQTFGIDEPAGCYDDIELTDTVVCWGANMAEMHPVLWARVSDRKLQNPNNVKIINLSTFSNRTSNIADMEIIFRPQTDLAIWNYIAREIVYNHPEAIDEKFVKDHCVFTTGPADIGYGMRDNINHPKYLPSELDTAAKERSKVLTEAEGVTLAYLGMKAGDTMENKHTATPDAHWQISFDEFKKALAPYTLDFVAKLAKGDDNEDLEEFKNKLQTLASYYIDQKRKVVSFWTMGMNQHTRGTWVNEQSYMVHFLLGKQAKPGSGAFSLTGQPSACGTAREVGTFSHRLPADMVVANPKHREITEKIWKLPAKTLNPKPGAPYMKIMRDLEDGKIKFIWVHVNNPWHNTANANHWIKAAREMDNFIVVSDPYPGISAKVADLILPTAMIYEKWGAYGNAERRTQHWRQQVLPVGEAMSDTWQYMEFSKRFKLKEVWGEKKIDNKLTLPSVLDEAAKLGYTPESTLYDVLFANAEAKSFNADDAVINGFDNTEVFGDSRNVVGSDGNVFKGYGFFVQKYLWEEYRKFGVGHGHDLADFDTYHKVRGLRWPVVDGKETQWRFNTKYDVYAKKAAPDSDFAFYGNASGALPSGDLTKVTNPEKTSIKNRAKIFFRPFMDAPETPSKEYPLWLCTGRVLEHWHSGTMTMRVPELYRAVPEALCYMNEEDGKKIGVAQNDVVWVESRRGKVKARVDFRGRNKPPVGLVYVPWFDENVYINKVCLDATCPLSKQTDFKKCAVKVYKA is encoded by the coding sequence ATGGATAGACGAGATTTTATTAAGAGCTCAGCTGTTGCGGCTGCTTGTTCGGCTGCCGGTCTTAGCGCACCTAGTTCATTAGGCGCTGCTAATAAAGAGCAAGATTGGCGTTGGGATAAAGCAGTATGTAGATTTTGTGGTACTGGTTGTGGTATTGTCGTTGCTACTAAAGATGGTAAAATAGTTGCGGTAAAAGGCGATCCATTGGCTCCTGTAAATCGTGGTTTGAATTGTATTAAAGGCTATTTTAATGCTAAGATTATGTATGGCGAAGATAGAATTACTAAGCCACTTTTAAGGGTAAATTCTAAGGGTGAATTTGATAAAAATGGTAAATTCGTTGAAGTTAGCTGGAAAAGAGCATTTGACGAGATGGAAAAACAATTTAAAAGAGCTTATAATGAGCTTGGACCAACTGGTATTGGTGTATTTGGCTCTGGACAATATACTGTCCAAGAGGGATATTCGGCTGTTAAGCTAATCAAAGGCGGTTTCCGCTCAAACAATATTGACCCAAATGCTAGACACTGTATGGCTAGTGCGGTTGTGGGCTTTATGCAAACTTTTGGTATAGATGAACCCGCTGGTTGCTATGATGATATAGAGCTAACTGATACAGTAGTGTGCTGGGGTGCTAATATGGCAGAGATGCATCCAGTTTTATGGGCTAGGGTGAGTGATAGAAAACTTCAAAATCCAAATAATGTAAAAATTATAAATTTATCTACATTTTCAAATAGAACATCAAATATCGCTGATATGGAGATTATCTTTAGACCGCAAACTGACTTAGCTATATGGAACTATATCGCTAGAGAGATTGTATATAATCATCCAGAAGCTATCGATGAAAAATTCGTAAAAGACCACTGCGTATTTACAACAGGCCCAGCTGATATCGGCTATGGCATGAGAGATAATATCAACCACCCTAAATATCTACCAAGTGAGTTAGATACAGCAGCCAAAGAGAGATCTAAAGTATTAACCGAAGCTGAAGGTGTAACACTAGCATATTTAGGAATGAAAGCTGGTGATACAATGGAAAATAAACACACAGCCACTCCAGATGCTCATTGGCAAATTTCATTTGATGAGTTTAAAAAGGCTCTAGCGCCATACACACTTGATTTTGTAGCGAAATTAGCCAAAGGTGATGATAATGAAGATTTAGAAGAGTTTAAGAATAAACTTCAAACTCTAGCAAGTTATTATATAGATCAAAAACGCAAAGTTGTGAGCTTTTGGACTATGGGTATGAATCAACATACTCGTGGTACTTGGGTAAATGAGCAAAGCTATATGGTACATTTCTTGCTAGGCAAACAAGCCAAACCAGGTAGTGGAGCATTCTCGCTAACAGGTCAGCCAAGTGCCTGTGGTACCGCTAGAGAGGTTGGGACATTCTCACACCGCTTGCCAGCAGATATGGTCGTAGCCAATCCAAAACATAGAGAGATTACAGAGAAAATTTGGAAACTTCCAGCTAAAACTCTAAACCCAAAACCAGGTGCGCCATATATGAAAATTATGCGTGATCTTGAAGATGGTAAGATCAAATTTATTTGGGTACATGTAAATAACCCATGGCACAATACCGCAAATGCTAATCACTGGATCAAAGCAGCAAGAGAGATGGATAACTTCATAGTAGTGAGCGATCCATATCCAGGTATTAGTGCTAAGGTAGCTGACCTTATCTTGCCAACAGCTATGATATATGAAAAATGGGGAGCTTATGGTAATGCTGAGAGAAGAACTCAACATTGGAGACAACAAGTTCTTCCAGTAGGCGAGGCTATGAGTGATACATGGCAATATATGGAATTTAGCAAACGCTTTAAACTAAAAGAGGTTTGGGGTGAGAAAAAAATCGATAACAAACTAACACTTCCAAGTGTCTTAGATGAAGCAGCTAAATTAGGCTATACCCCAGAATCAACTCTATATGATGTGTTATTTGCCAATGCTGAGGCTAAATCATTTAATGCTGATGATGCTGTTATAAATGGATTTGATAATACTGAAGTATTTGGTGATAGCAGAAATGTAGTTGGTAGCGATGGTAATGTATTTAAAGGCTATGGATTCTTCGTCCAAAAATATCTTTGGGAAGAGTATAGAAAATTTGGCGTAGGCCACGGTCACGACCTAGCAGATTTTGATACATATCATAAAGTTAGAGGTCTTAGATGGCCAGTTGTAGATGGCAAAGAGACTCAATGGAGATTTAATACCAAATATGATGTATATGCGAAAAAAGCAGCTCCAGATAGCGATTTTGCTTTCTATGGTAACGCAAGTGGTGCTTTACCAAGTGGGGATTTAACCAAAGTTACTAACCCTGAAAAAACTTCTATAAAAAATAGAGCAAAAATATTCTTTAGACCATTTATGGATGCACCAGAAACTCCAAGCAAAGAGTATCCACTATGGCTATGTACAGGTAGGGTACTAGAGCACTGGCATAGTGGTACTATGACAATGCGTGTTCCTGAGCTATATCGTGCTGTTCCAGAAGCGCTTTGCTATATGAATGAAGAAGATGGCAAAAAAATAGGCGTAGCTCAAAATGATGTCGTATGGGTAGAGAGCCGCCGTGGCAAAGTAAAAGCTAGAGTGGATTTCCGTGGTAGAAATAAACCACCTGTAGGCTTGGTATATGTGCCTTGGTTTGATGAAAATGTATATATTAATAAAGTTTGTCTAGATGCTACTTGTCCATTATCTAAACAGACAGACTTTAAAAAATGTGCTGTAAAAGTCTATAAGGCCTAA
- the ychF gene encoding redox-regulated ATPase YchF, giving the protein MGLSVGIVGLPNVGKSTTFNALTKASNAEAANYPFCTIEPNKAIVPVPDPRLDELAKIVKPNKIQHSVIEFVDIAGLVRGASKGEGLGNKFLSNIRETEVILHMVRCFEDSNVTHVENSVDPIRDIEIIETELILADIEQLAKKIEKLTKEAKANVKGAKESLECAKALADHLDSGKSAASFSEFDSDVFNALNKELRLLSAKEVIYGANVNEDEISIDNGYVKKVKEYAKERGAEVIKLCAKIEEELIGLDDAEAKEMLESLGASESGLESIIRTAFAKLGLISYFTAGVVEVRAWTIHKGWKAPKAASVIHNDFERGFIRAEVISYDDYIACGGEAKAKEAGKMRLEGKDYIVNDGDVMHFRFNV; this is encoded by the coding sequence ATGGGATTATCAGTAGGTATTGTAGGTTTGCCAAATGTGGGTAAATCAACTACATTTAACGCACTAACAAAAGCTAGTAACGCTGAAGCGGCCAACTATCCATTTTGTACGATTGAACCAAATAAAGCTATAGTGCCAGTGCCAGATCCTAGGCTTGATGAACTCGCTAAAATCGTAAAACCAAACAAAATTCAACACTCTGTAATTGAATTTGTAGATATCGCAGGGCTTGTAAGAGGTGCTAGTAAGGGTGAAGGGCTTGGGAATAAATTTCTTTCTAATATTAGGGAAACCGAGGTGATCTTACACATGGTAAGGTGCTTTGAAGATTCTAATGTTACACATGTAGAAAATAGCGTAGATCCAATTAGAGATATCGAGATTATCGAAACTGAGCTTATACTAGCTGATATAGAGCAACTTGCTAAAAAGATTGAGAAATTAACCAAAGAGGCTAAAGCAAATGTAAAAGGCGCTAAAGAGAGCTTAGAGTGTGCTAAGGCCTTAGCAGATCATTTAGATAGTGGCAAGAGTGCGGCGTCGTTTAGTGAATTTGATAGTGATGTTTTTAACGCTTTAAATAAAGAGCTTAGACTTCTTTCAGCAAAAGAGGTTATATATGGTGCTAATGTCAATGAAGATGAAATTTCTATCGATAATGGGTATGTAAAAAAGGTAAAAGAATACGCCAAAGAGCGTGGGGCAGAGGTTATCAAGCTTTGTGCTAAGATAGAAGAGGAGCTAATAGGGCTAGATGATGCTGAGGCTAAAGAGATGTTAGAGAGCTTAGGAGCGAGTGAGAGTGGATTAGAGAGCATTATACGCACGGCATTTGCGAAGCTTGGGCTTATTAGTTATTTTACAGCTGGGGTTGTGGAAGTTAGGGCTTGGACTATACACAAAGGGTGGAAAGCCCCAAAGGCTGCGAGCGTGATACATAATGATTTTGAAAGAGGTTTTATCAGAGCTGAAGTTATCAGCTATGATGATTATATCGCTTGTGGCGGTGAAGCCAAGGCCAAAGAAGCTGGCAAGATGAGATTAGAAGGTAAGGATTATATCGTTAATGATGGCGATGTGATGCATTTTAGATTTAATGTGTGA